The region GCGAAGTGGATCAACGACTCGCCCAAGCACGTCGTCTCCTCGACGCTGGACAGCGTCGACGACTGGGCGAACAGCACGCTGCTCAAGGGCGACCTGGCGGCTGCGGTCAACGAGCTCAAGGCGGGCGAGGGCAAGGACATCACGGTGGCGGGCAGCCCGACGCTGGTGCGCTCGCTGCTGGAGCTGGACCTGTTGGACGAGCTGGTGCTGCTGATCCACCCGGTGGTGGCCGGCGAGGGCCGCAAGAAGCTGTTCGCCGACGGCAGCGCGCTGAAGAAGCTGGAGCTGGTGAGCGCCCAGCCGACCAGCAGCGGGGTGATCATCGCGACCTACCGCCCGGCGCGCTGAGCCGGCGCCAACCGGGCGAGCGCGTCGGCCGTGCGCTTCACAGCGGCCGTCCCGGACCGCACCCCTGCCCTCAGCCCTGACCATGGCAAAGCCACCGTCACCGCCACCTACTGCCCCAGGCCGGCCCCCGACTGTCGGTGGACGTCCGCCGGGTGCTCACCGGCGGGAGGCCGCCGCAGTGGGCGGAGCTGGTGGGGCGGTGGGGCACCCGCCTCGCCCCACGGCGGCGGGTGCCCCACCGCCCCACCGTGGGCGGGTGCTTTTGGCGCCCGGGTCAGGGCATCCGGGCGGTCGCGCCGTAGCCGAGCGCTTTCGAGGGTGTCTGGGCGTCCACCGCGTGGCCGGGAGTGGGGCGCCAGTCCGCCATCAGGGTCAGTCCCGGCTCGACGAGTTCCATGCCCTCGAACCAGGACGCGATCACGTCTCTGGGGCGGACGTGGAGCTGCTGGCCCACGCCGGCGAGGTAGGCGTCGGTCATCCGGCCGACCTGGGTCCGGGTCTGCGGGTCGGCCAGGTCGTCGGAGAGGTGCGAGATGGCGAGGTAGCTCCCGGGCGCGCAGGCGTCCCGGTAGCGGGCCACCAGGGCGGCCGGGTCGTCCTTGTCGTCGACGAACACCAGCAGGCCGCCCATCAGGATGCCGACCGGCCGGCTGAGGTCGATCAGTTCGCGGACCCGGGGGTGCTCCCAGATCCGCTCCGGGAACCGGCCGTCCGCCTCGACCATCGCCACCAGCGGCTCGTCCGCCAGGATCTCCTCACCGTGCAGCACGGCCGAGGGCTCGTGGTCCACGTACACCACCCGGGCCTTCGGGTTCCGGGCGTGCGCCACCTCGTGCACGTTGCCCATGGTGGGCAGCCCGGATGCGAGGTCGACGAACTGGTCCACGCCCTGCGCGAGCAGGAACCGCACGGTGCGGCGCAGCCAGTCCCGGTTCGCGCGCGCGAGCAGTTCGACGCTGGGCAGCACCGACCTGATCCGCTCGGCCTTCTGCCGGTCCACCTCGAAGTTGTAGAGCCCGCCCAGGTAGTAGTCGTAGATCCGCGCGATGTTGGCGGACTCCACGTCGGCCACCGGGCGCTCGGTGCTTGTGGTCATGGGGACCCCTCACCTCGAGATGGCGGCACGTCACGACGCCGTGCCGTCCACCGCCGGCGAGTATAGTGACGGGCCATCAGTTCCGGTGCTGGACCGCACTGTTGGGCCACGGCCTGGCGCGGATGGCCGCCGACGCGCGCTCTCGCCGGCTGCCACGGGCGGCGTCAGCTGCGGGGCGGGTCACAGCCCTCCCCGAGCCCCCGCGGCTGCGCCACGTCCAGGACCAGCTCACCGAACTCGGCATCCGCTGGGAGCAGCCGGTGCCGGGCTGCCCGGGGTGCAAAGCGGGGTTCCGTTCTGGACCCACAAGGGTGCCATGACCGCTGAGGCAGTCAACCGGCAGCTGGATTGCTACAAGACGGCCTCCTGACGGTCCGCACCAAGGAGTCCCGGAGGGGACGTGACCCAGGCAGTGGGGCACATCTGTGACCGACCGTCAGAACGGCACGCTGAAGTCGGCCGCTGTCAGTCGCCCTCCCTGCCGCCCGCGGTGTCCTCGGCCGGATCAGGACCCGACTGCGCCCGACGCGGTTCGAGCGGCTGGGTGGGGTTCAGCGCTTGCGGGCGACTCCGGACCAGTAGTAGGCGGCGGCGGGGTCGGCGGGCTCTCCGTCCTCGGGGCGCCAGCCCATGACGGGAACGACCCCCGGGTCCACGAGCTCCCAGTCGCCGAAGAACCGCGCCACCTCGTCGCGGGTGCGCGGCACCAGAGTCATGTTCCCCTTGGCTGCGGCTTCGACCACCGCAGCCATGGCGGTCGGGTTGAAGTCCGCTCCGGGGTGGGTGATCGCGACGTAGCTGCCGGGGGCCAGGGCGTCCATCAGCACGCGGGCCTTGGCCCAGGGGGCGTCATGGTCGGCGACAAGCATGAGGACGGCCACCAGCGTCAGGCCCACCGGCTGGTCGAGGTCCAGGGTGCCGGTCAGGATCGGGTCGGCGAGGATCTTCTCCGGTTCCAGCAGGTCGGCGTGGATGTAGGCGGTGCGGCCGGAGCCGGTGCTGTCCATCAGCGCGCGGGCGTGGGCGAGCACGATCGGGTCGTTGTCGACGTAGACGACGCGGCTGTCCGGGGCCGTGGTCTGGGCGACCTCGTGGGTGTTGCCCTCGGTGGGGATGCCGGTGCCGATGTCGAGGAACTGGCGGATGCCCGCCTCGCCGGCGAGGTAGCGCACCGCGCGGCCGAGGAACCTGCGGTTCTCCCGGGCCATCACCTTGATGCTGGGGATGGCCTGCTCGAAAGCCTCGCCGAGGGCCCGGTCCGGCGGGAAGTTCGTCTTGCCGCCGAGCCAGAAGTCGTACATCCGCGCCGAGTGCGGGATGTCGATGCGCAGGTCCACTCGTTCGATCGCCGGATCCTCCAGCCCACGCTTCATCCACTCGATGTCGTCCGGCATGTCATCCACCCCTGTTTACGCAAGCGCCCATGACGGGCCGTCAGGAAGGAATCCTAGTCGGTGGCTTGGCGCAGTGGCTGTGGCGGTCCGGAGCTGCGCTGTTCGGGGTCTCGTCGGTTCCCTGGCTGATCGACACCGTGTCCCAGGACCGGCCCTCGGTCCGGGCCGCCGATACGGACCAGCTGCTTGTCCTGCCGGACGCGCCGCTGATCGTCACGGCGCCACCGTAGGGGCTCGTACGGCGCCGGGGGAGGAGGCGACCGAGCATCCACAGACGGCCGCCGAGTTCCACACCGGGCACCGTCACCTCGACCCGACGGACAAGACGCGGGACGGTGCGCTGATCTCCTGGCTCGACCGGCAGCGCTACCTGGGCGGCGCCGGCCTGCTCGCCCCGGTCCGCATCCACGAGCTGGACCAGCTCGGCATGATCTGGGACAAGCACGCCCGCTCCTGGGACCGCGGCTACGCCCACGCCCGGGCCTGGGCCGAGACCCACGGGCACCTGGCCATCCCGGCCGCCGAGAAGCTCGACGGCCACGCGGTCGGCGCGTGGGCCGGGCGCCAGCGCAAGAACACCAAGCTGACGGCCGCTCAGGACGCGAAGCTCACCGCGCTGGACGCGATGTGGCGCCTGGACCCGGACTGGAACCGCTCCTACCGCCGGATGCTCGCCTACCTCGCCGGCGGCGGCACCCTCACCGGCCCGGCCAACCGCACCGGCGGCGAGGCCGACCCCACGTTCCGGCCGGGCGCGTGGCTGCGCAAACAGGACAAGGCCCGCACCGACCAGAAGCTGACGGTCCAACAAGTCGCCCTGCTCGAAACCCTGCTGGCCACCCGGCCCGCCGCTCTGGCCCAGCAGCAGTCCGAGCGCCCGGCCGAGGGCTCGGTCACCTGGGCCGCCGAGTGGACGTGCGACGCCTGCGGTGAAGGGGGCGACGCCCAATTCGAGGACGGCACCTGATCGGCGTGCACCTTTGACCCGGTACCCGGCCTTCGCACCCACCGCCGCTCTGCCCGGCCGGCACGCGCAGCCAGGGCCGGCACTTGCGGGGACTTCGGGGAGACCGGCAGGCTGGGCGGCTCCGCCCGGCAACCCGTCACCCGAGGACCTTCCTTGAGCACCCGTCCGTCCCGGCCCGTCGTCCTCACCAAGGGCGGCAGTGCCCGGATCAGCCTGGCCAAGGCCGACCCCGAGGCGAAGATCACCTGCACCCTCTCCTGGCAGGGCCGCGAGAACGGGCAACGCTCGGATCTCGACCTGTTCGCCCTCCACGTGCCCGCCGAGGCCGTCAGCAGCGCTGCGGCGGCGACCACCGACGCGGTGGACCACCGCACCCTGGGCAGCCTGACCGCCGCGCCCCACCTCCTGCACAGCGGTGACTCCACCGCCCCCGGCAGCGAGACCGTCACGATCGGCCGGCTGGACCGGCACGGCTACATCCTGCTCTGCGCGTACTCGGCCGTCTCCAACGGCGTCGGGTCGTTCCGCTCCTACCAGGCCGAGATCACCGTCACCGACCACCGGGGCCAGACCGTCACCTGCACCCTGTCCGAGGAGTCGGACAAGTCCTACTGGTGCGCGTTCGCCCTGATCGACCTCACCGACCCGGCCGGCGCCCGGATCCGCAACGTCGAGAACTACTCGGGGAAGAGCATCGAGCGGTCGCCGCTGCTGCGCACCGACGGGTCGTTCGAGATGGACAAGGGCCCGTTCCGCTTCAAGGGGCTGCTCGGGCTGCTGACCCGCCGGAGCAAGCCACTTTCCTGATCCCATGGCTGACCAGGATGTCGGGGCCCGGCGGATCCGGTGGAGCCGGGAGCCGGCCGCCGACGGCGACGGCGCCCAGGACCGCGCCGGCGATCGGCCCGCGCCTGTAGACCGGCTCCTCTGTCCCCAGGCCACCAGACCAAGACCGATCCGGCAGGCCGCCGGAAGGAGCGCAACGGGCCCAAACTCGAGGCGTTCAAGGGCAGCGATCTGCCGCACCACGACGACGTCGACCTGCTGCTCACCGTGAACCGGGCCGCCGACGGCGAGGGCTGGTCGTACTGCTGGGACCACGAGAACGCCCGCGGCGGGACGGAAGGCCCACCGGTGTTCCGGGAGGCCGCGGCCGACGCCGAGGCGGTCACCGTGGCCCGGCTCCTGGAGCACGTGATGACCAGCGCGGACGGCCCGGCCCGCTGGACAGCCGTTCGTTGCTGCCGCCGTCCCACTACCCGGGCTGGCCCGCCGAGCGGTGATCCCGCACATGCGGCTGGCATGTTCGCGGCCGAAAAATCCCTGCTCACAGCCCTAGCGGTGGCCGAGCAGCCGGGTCTACTGTTCCCGGCACGGCAGCCCCACCACAGGCTCCACCCGGGCCGCCGTGCAGAGCAGCCGCGCCCCGACCCGGATGCGGCTGGCCTCCTACCGGCCGGGCCCGGAGCGCTCCCCCGTCGCTCCCGGCCCGGCCGCTGCCCTCCTGGTGCGGCCCGGTCGCTTCGCCGCTTCACGTGGTCACCGAACTGCCCGCGAACCTGGCCGCCGGCGCTCCCACCCGCCGGCCTCTCCGTACCGGCCCGCGCGGCGGAGAGGGCGGGATTCGAACCTGCGCGGGCCCGAAGGCCCTGCTCGGCCGTTCTCCAGCCCGGCACCCGATCAGCCGCCCCAGGTACCCCAGCCTCGGGGACGGTGCGCTGTCCCTTCCGGCGTGACACCACTGTGCCCGCCCGGCCTGACACCGCCCCGACAGCCGGCACCCGTGGACGGAACACAGCGAGGGGGCACGCAGGCCGCGTGCCCCTTCGCCTTGCTACCGCAGCGTCAGCTCACGTTGAAGTAGTAGTAGTACGTCTCGTGCGTCCGTCGGTCCCGGTCGGTCGGGTAGACGGAGAGGATGTGCTGCCCGCTGGTGTCCGGGGTCCAGGAGACCTGCGCCGTGCCGTCCGCCGCTGCGGCGACGGTGGTCTCGGCACCGAAGTCGAGGGCGTAGGTGTAGGACGCCGTGTTCTTCACCTTCGGAGCGAAGGTGAACACGCCGGTGACCCCTACCCCGCCGCCGGCGGCTCCGGATCCGGTGTCCTCCGGGTAGGTCTCGGAGGTGACGGTGGGACTGGTGTCCACGTAGGCGAACAGCCGGTTGGAGGAGCTGACCCAGCCGTTCGGGCTGTGGCTGCGCACCGTGATCATGCTGCCGCCCGCGCCTGCGAGGGCGAGCGTCACCGAGGCGGTGCCGTCCGCGGCGGCCGCCACGGTCTGCGGCGTGTCGTAGTTCACCTGCACGGTGTAGCTGTCCACTGCGGCCAGGCTCGCGTTGGGCGCCAGCTGCAGGGTGAAGGGCGTGTCCAGCAGCACCGGTGCCGGCAGGCCGGTCACCACGGGCATGGTGGTGGGGACGTGGAACCGGTAGCTGGTCGTGGGGGAGGGGTTGCCCGCCCGGTCGAGGCTGCGGACGAAGAGCGTGGCCGGGCCGGCGTCCGGCGGCGACAGCGTGACCTTCACCGCGCCACCGAGCTGGGGAGCCCGGACGCGGCCCGGCAGGGTGTACGGGTCGGTCCACTGCGGCAGCCCGTTCGGGCCGTCGGACCAGCCGTCGACGGGGAAGTCCTGGGTCCAGCTGTACTGGTAACCCTCCACGTCCGCGGTCGAGTTCGAGGTGAGCGTGAACTCGGCCGGGACCCCGCCGGGCCCAATCTGGCCCTCCGGGAAGTTCGCCGAGGTCACCACGGGTGCGGCGGTGGGCCGGGTGACGTCGACGTGGAAGGCGCAGGGCTTGGACCAGGCGGACAGCTCGGTGCCGTCGCCGCCCCGGACCTGCCAGGCGTACGTTCCGCCGTCGGCGAGCACGCCCGGCGGCACGCTCGCGGCCCTCCCGCGGTCCTTGGTCATGGTGTTGCTGGTGAACTCGGTGCGCTGCTCCGGGTGCCCGGCCGGCCAGATGGCGTAGGTGCCCGTGAGGTACTCGTCGTTCGCGTCGGCGTCGTGCAGCATCGCCGTCAGTGGCGGCGTCAGGGTCCCCAGGTACGGGCGCGCCTTGTCCGCGCAGGTGTACTGCTGGCTGTAGAGGTCGGTGGGCGCGCCGGGCGCGGTGTTGGACGTGGCGTACATGAGCATGCGGGGGCTGAGCCGACGCCCCAGCGCGGTGTTCGCCTCGTCCGCGTCGGACAGCCGCAGCTCGAGGGAGAGGGTGTGGCCACCGGACGCGGCGGCGCTGGCGGCCGCGCTGTTCAGGTCCAGCCGCAGGTACGAGGCAGGGCCGCCGGCCGAAGTGGCCACGGTGCCCAGCAGCTTCTTCTCGGCGGGCGCCCGGCGCCAGGTGACCGGGGCGGTCGGCGTCGCGGTCTGCCAGACCTCGACGGTGCGCGGGACGTAGCTCGTGGCCGAGGTCTCACCGAACAGGAACCAGCCGGCCACCACGTGCTTCCCGGTGTCCTTGGCGGCGAAGCCCGCCAGGTCGAAGGAGGCGTAGATCCGCGACTTGTGGGCGGTGCCCTGCTCGTCGAGCCAGCTGCCCAGCGGCAGTTCGCCCGTCGGCTGCGGGTAACTCGTCGTCGGCGTGGTCGCGTCGGTGTACGCCAGCGAGACCTGCGGCACCTGCTGGATCGGCGGCGCAGCGGCAGCCGACGAGGCGGACAGCATCACCCCCGCGAAGGCAACTGCGGCTGCAGTGACCAAAGTTGCAGGACGAATGCCCCGCCACCGCCCCATATGTCTTGCCATGGTTGGAAAACCCTCCCCGGCGCCCCGAAGGGCGATGTCGTTTGGCGGGCACTCTAGTGTCAAGATCCGACAGGCGCGAAGGAGTTGTGGCGTCCCCCGGAGACGTGTTGCACCGGTGCTCATGCCGGTGCAGCCGCTGCGGCGGCCGCCGGGTCACGGCCGTCTGGGTGAAGCCGGTGGACCTGCCCGATTGCCCGCTGCCCTGGGCACCGCTGCGCGGCGCGGTGCGGCTGACGGAGCGCCAACTCCTCTTCCTCGTACGGGTAGTAGACGGGCTGGGGCGGGAATAGCCCAGGTACTCATGTCCGCAGAGTGAGCAATCCTGGGGGAGTTATGACGGGTGACCGTCACGATGCGGCCGGCCCGGCTCGCCGCACCTGGCGCCAGAAGATGACGGCCTGGTTGGCCGCTTGGTACAGCCGCCATCCGGGAACGGTCGTCATAGGCGGCTTTCTGCTGCTGGTGGCGGCGGTGTTCTTTCTGATCGGCCAAGGCAACAACGGCCCTGCTGAGCCGTGCCCGCCCAGCAAGGTCTGCAATTTCGTTCGCTGAGCCTGCCGAACCGGCCACCTGGCGCTGGACACCTTGATGACCGCCCCGGTACGCCCGGGGCGGCCATCAAGGTGGGAGCGGGTCAGGCAGTCCGACGGCGGTGAGTTCGTGGAAGCCGACGGGTTCGGCTCGGCGGTTGGCCAGCGGGTACCAGACCTTCCCGTTCGGCCCGTACCGCTGGAGGTCCTCCAGGCCGGCGGCGGCCGGGACGGCCTGGAGCATCTTGGCGACGTGCCGCTCCTGGGCGTGCGTCCGCAGCCCGCCGACGCGGTTGTCGAAGCCGGTCCGGCCGGTGCCGGTGAGCACGAACAGCAGCCGCGGGAACCGCACGTACCGGCGCTCCCACAGCGGCACCCGGCCGCCCTGTTCGGCCTCGATGGTGCCCGCGCGCATCCCGGCGGTGAGCATCTTCGGTGACCAGCACTCGCTGCCCGGCGGCCTGGTTCACCCCGGCGAGGACACCGCCACCGCGCTCGCCCGGGAGCTGCG is a window of Kitasatospora gansuensis DNA encoding:
- a CDS encoding dihydrofolate reductase family protein: MRKVVSGLFVSLDGVAQSPNEWQFAFDEEMGAALAGTLESADTILLGRVTFTEWAGYWPTVTDGEDAGFAKWINDSPKHVVSSTLDSVDDWANSTLLKGDLAAAVNELKAGEGKDITVAGSPTLVRSLLELDLLDELVLLIHPVVAGEGRKKLFADGSALKKLELVSAQPTSSGVIIATYRPAR
- a CDS encoding SAM-dependent methyltransferase — protein: MTTSTERPVADVESANIARIYDYYLGGLYNFEVDRQKAERIRSVLPSVELLARANRDWLRRTVRFLLAQGVDQFVDLASGLPTMGNVHEVAHARNPKARVVYVDHEPSAVLHGEEILADEPLVAMVEADGRFPERIWEHPRVRELIDLSRPVGILMGGLLVFVDDKDDPAALVARYRDACAPGSYLAISHLSDDLADPQTRTQVGRMTDAYLAGVGQQLHVRPRDVIASWFEGMELVEPGLTLMADWRPTPGHAVDAQTPSKALGYGATARMP
- a CDS encoding SAM-dependent methyltransferase — encoded protein: MPDDIEWMKRGLEDPAIERVDLRIDIPHSARMYDFWLGGKTNFPPDRALGEAFEQAIPSIKVMARENRRFLGRAVRYLAGEAGIRQFLDIGTGIPTEGNTHEVAQTTAPDSRVVYVDNDPIVLAHARALMDSTGSGRTAYIHADLLEPEKILADPILTGTLDLDQPVGLTLVAVLMLVADHDAPWAKARVLMDALAPGSYVAITHPGADFNPTAMAAVVEAAAKGNMTLVPRTRDEVARFFGDWELVDPGVVPVMGWRPEDGEPADPAAAYYWSGVARKR
- a CDS encoding helicase associated domain-containing protein, coding for MIWDKHARSWDRGYAHARAWAETHGHLAIPAAEKLDGHAVGAWAGRQRKNTKLTAAQDAKLTALDAMWRLDPDWNRSYRRMLAYLAGGGTLTGPANRTGGEADPTFRPGAWLRKQDKARTDQKLTVQQVALLETLLATRPAALAQQQSERPAEGSVTWAAEWTCDACGEGGDAQFEDGT